A section of the Veillonella criceti genome encodes:
- a CDS encoding metallohydrolase: MKVYLGLDTSCYTTSCALVSESGELIGEARKLLDVKPGARGLQQSQMVFQHTRALPSLIEQLPQDYTLAGIGVSAFPRREANSYMPAFLVGHGLARSLSHIHQVPLYEFSHQENHILAALRVLQTVPAEPFYSLHVSGGTTELLYCEPNEDHFFTAELVNGAIDLHGGQFVDRIGVALGLPFPAGPKLEQLAKGLCRDSASLLQTVKQLVKEESFIPLPVAVKQGALSFGGPCSEAMRRLARLTTKNEEDLKSHDKAMIDPMVSPYTLETQQTMALAVFHCICQSLCKMLTYEWQQRPANRLIAVGGVMANSYLREALLAFGEKQGVTVQFAPPEYSSDNATGVAYGASLLGK; this comes from the coding sequence ATGAAAGTATACTTAGGGTTAGATACCAGTTGTTATACTACTTCCTGCGCACTTGTTTCAGAATCTGGCGAATTAATAGGGGAAGCACGAAAATTACTTGATGTAAAACCAGGTGCACGAGGTTTGCAACAATCACAAATGGTATTTCAACATACTCGTGCATTACCAAGTTTAATTGAGCAGTTACCTCAGGACTATACCCTTGCTGGCATTGGTGTGAGTGCGTTTCCTAGACGGGAAGCTAATTCATATATGCCAGCTTTTCTTGTAGGTCATGGTTTAGCACGTAGTTTAAGCCACATACATCAAGTTCCCTTATATGAATTCTCTCATCAAGAAAATCATATTTTAGCCGCCTTGCGTGTCTTACAAACGGTGCCAGCAGAACCTTTTTACAGTCTTCATGTATCAGGGGGCACAACGGAATTATTATATTGTGAGCCAAACGAGGATCATTTTTTTACAGCAGAATTGGTTAATGGGGCCATTGATTTGCATGGTGGCCAATTTGTTGATCGTATTGGCGTTGCCTTAGGATTACCTTTTCCAGCAGGGCCAAAGTTAGAACAATTGGCAAAGGGTCTATGTAGAGATTCAGCTTCTTTATTACAAACAGTGAAACAGTTAGTAAAAGAGGAATCATTTATACCTTTACCAGTGGCCGTCAAACAAGGGGCCCTTAGTTTTGGAGGCCCTTGTAGTGAAGCTATGCGTCGCTTAGCCCGCCTAACAACGAAGAATGAGGAAGATTTAAAGAGTCACGATAAGGCTATGATAGATCCTATGGTAAGTCCTTATACGTTAGAAACGCAACAAACCATGGCATTAGCCGTATTTCATTGTATTTGTCAATCCCTCTGTAAAATGCTAACCTATGAATGGCAACAACGACCAGCCAATCGTTTAATTGCTGTAGGCGGTGTTATGGCTAATAGCTATTTACGAGAAGCATTGTTAGCTTTTGGAGAAAAACAGGGCGTAACTGTACAATTTGCACCACCAGAATATAGTTCAGATAATGCTACCGGAGTAGCTTATGGAGCTTCTTTATTAGGAAAGTAG
- the nusB gene encoding transcription antitermination factor NusB, with translation MKQNRNRRQARLYAFQSLYAKEFHKAEDIISVPRAEEVNPTQGMDVAYAEAIIQGVEANKMTIDALLQSHSPKRKISQLGAVERNVLRLATWELTISDEAIDPRIIINEAIQLTKDYGAEKSYKFVNAVLDAIAKQKVKTSALPED, from the coding sequence ATGAAACAAAATCGTAATCGTCGTCAAGCCCGTTTATACGCCTTTCAAAGTTTATATGCTAAAGAATTTCATAAAGCAGAAGACATTATTTCCGTACCTCGAGCTGAAGAAGTAAATCCGACTCAAGGAATGGATGTAGCTTATGCAGAAGCTATTATTCAAGGTGTAGAAGCTAATAAAATGACTATTGATGCTTTATTACAAAGTCATTCACCAAAACGAAAAATTTCTCAGTTGGGTGCTGTAGAGCGAAATGTATTACGGCTAGCCACTTGGGAATTAACTATTTCTGACGAAGCAATCGATCCACGAATTATTATTAACGAAGCCATTCAATTAACTAAAGATTACGGAGCTGAAAAGAGCTATAAATTTGTCAATGCTGTGCTTGATGCCATTGCTAAACAGAAAGTAAAAACTTCGGCTTTACCTGAAGATTAA
- a CDS encoding Asp23/Gls24 family envelope stress response protein produces the protein METKNKSVDVSDGVILQISNRALTSIPGYHSLNSNFYYGMVDGIARNFGQKRLPGINVKHRKEGLEVNIYINVLYGYPLMTMAEQIRQKIRKELKENLDLENVRIDVHFENIIDPNQKSEETINETKS, from the coding sequence GTGGAGACTAAGAATAAATCTGTTGATGTATCTGATGGTGTAATTTTACAAATTTCAAATCGTGCGTTAACCTCAATTCCTGGATATCATTCATTAAATAGTAATTTTTACTATGGCATGGTTGATGGTATTGCTCGTAATTTTGGTCAAAAACGTTTACCGGGTATTAATGTAAAACACCGCAAAGAAGGATTGGAAGTTAATATTTATATTAATGTCCTTTACGGTTATCCCTTGATGACTATGGCGGAACAAATTCGTCAAAAAATACGCAAGGAATTAAAAGAAAATTTAGACTTAGAGAATGTACGTATTGACGTACATTTTGAAAATATTATAGACCCTAATCAAAAATCAGAGGAGACCATTAATGAAACAAAATCGTAA
- a CDS encoding Asp23/Gls24 family envelope stress response protein, whose translation MSEETTFFEGKTKISDTVYGTIALFKALEIKGVASMSTTAGDDFANFIGMKSQWEGVKLQHVSDTSITLDLYLVARYGYRIPDVALRVQEHVKTGIETLTGTTVEGVNIFIQDIAFDNTVISTTNEERSDT comes from the coding sequence ATGAGTGAAGAGACTACATTCTTTGAAGGTAAAACCAAAATTAGCGATACTGTATACGGCACTATTGCTTTGTTTAAAGCGTTGGAAATTAAAGGAGTTGCCTCTATGAGTACGACTGCTGGTGATGATTTTGCCAATTTTATTGGCATGAAAAGCCAGTGGGAAGGGGTAAAACTACAACATGTATCCGATACGTCTATTACATTAGATTTGTATTTAGTGGCACGCTATGGGTATCGCATTCCTGATGTAGCTTTACGCGTTCAAGAACATGTAAAAACAGGTATTGAAACTCTTACTGGCACTACCGTAGAGGGTGTTAATATTTTTATTCAAGATATAGCGTTTGACAATACAGTAATAAGTACGACCAATGAAGAAAGGAGCGATACTTAG
- the efp gene encoding elongation factor P yields the protein MISSNDFRPGVTVELDGNVWQVVDFQHVKPGKGAAFVRCKLKNLQTGAVVERTFNAGEKVPKAHVDRRRMQYLYEADGAYTFMDSETYDQVELTLEQLGDAKNFLLENMEVSIMFFQGIVIGIDLPVAVELRVVETDPGIRGDTATGGNKPATLETGYVVKVPMFIEVDDVLRVDTRTGQYIERA from the coding sequence ATGATTTCTAGTAATGATTTTCGTCCGGGCGTAACAGTTGAGCTCGATGGCAACGTGTGGCAAGTAGTTGACTTCCAACACGTAAAACCAGGGAAAGGGGCTGCTTTCGTTCGTTGTAAATTGAAAAATTTGCAAACTGGCGCTGTTGTAGAACGTACATTTAACGCTGGTGAAAAAGTACCTAAAGCTCATGTAGACCGTCGTCGCATGCAATACTTATATGAAGCTGATGGTGCTTATACATTTATGGATAGCGAAACTTATGATCAAGTAGAATTGACACTTGAACAATTAGGTGATGCTAAAAACTTCTTACTTGAAAACATGGAAGTAAGCATCATGTTCTTCCAAGGTATTGTAATTGGTATTGATTTACCAGTAGCCGTAGAACTTCGTGTAGTTGAAACTGATCCTGGTATCCGTGGTGATACTGCCACTGGTGGTAATAAACCAGCTACGCTTGAAACTGGCTATGTAGTAAAAGTACCGATGTTCATCGAAGTTGACGATGTACTTCGCGTTGATACTCGCACTGGTCAGTACATTGAACGTGCGTAA
- a CDS encoding M24 family metallopeptidase: MNGLLRLQDYLTAHQYDGILLLSQTNLRYFAGFTGTTAVGFVTPKQAFIITDSRYTEQAQQQCEGYEVIQYTSSVWCTIAHIIEEQQISLAVCAFEGNYVPVDTYQTISEVLTNSQFASVNLTSLRAVKRPDELDLMRKAAQIADEAFAAMLPQLKIGMTEQEARVILEIEMMRRGSEEPSFETIVASGHRSSMPHGVASDKVIEKGDFVTFDFGAVYKGYHSDMTRTIVMGQASDLQRTLYDVVLHAQLKGLAAVKSGVTGKLVDAACRDSIRKDSYGEYFNHGTGHGVGLDIHEEPVASPKSDTILEPNMIVTVEPGVYLPGKIGLRIEDSVIVTDEGYELLTHTSKELIEVKG, translated from the coding sequence ATGAATGGCTTATTACGCCTACAGGATTATTTGACTGCGCACCAGTATGATGGCATACTCTTGCTTAGCCAGACCAATCTTAGGTATTTTGCTGGTTTTACAGGGACTACGGCAGTAGGTTTTGTAACACCAAAACAAGCGTTTATAATTACAGATAGTCGCTACACCGAACAAGCACAGCAACAATGTGAAGGCTATGAAGTAATTCAATATACTTCTTCCGTGTGGTGTACAATAGCCCATATTATTGAAGAACAGCAAATTTCGTTAGCTGTCTGTGCTTTTGAAGGAAATTATGTGCCAGTAGACACCTATCAGACCATTTCAGAAGTACTTACCAATAGTCAGTTTGCCTCGGTTAATTTAACCTCATTACGAGCTGTTAAACGGCCAGATGAGTTAGATTTAATGAGGAAGGCTGCTCAAATTGCTGACGAAGCTTTTGCTGCTATGTTACCGCAATTAAAAATAGGTATGACAGAGCAGGAAGCACGTGTTATTTTAGAAATTGAAATGATGCGTCGAGGTTCAGAAGAGCCCTCTTTTGAAACCATTGTTGCCTCTGGTCATCGTTCCAGCATGCCTCATGGTGTTGCTTCTGATAAAGTGATTGAAAAAGGTGACTTTGTTACTTTTGATTTTGGTGCTGTTTACAAAGGCTATCACTCGGATATGACACGGACGATTGTAATGGGACAAGCTTCTGATTTACAACGGACTTTATATGATGTAGTGTTGCATGCACAACTGAAAGGCTTAGCGGCTGTGAAGTCTGGTGTAACAGGCAAGCTTGTGGATGCAGCTTGCCGTGATAGTATTCGCAAGGATAGTTATGGTGAATATTTTAATCATGGTACAGGTCATGGTGTAGGCCTCGATATTCACGAAGAACCCGTGGCTTCACCAAAGTCTGATACTATATTAGAACCTAATATGATTGTTACCGTAGAACCAGGTGTTTATTTACCTGGTAAAATTGGTCTTCGCATTGAAGACAGTGTTATTGTTACTGACGAGGGTTATGAATTATTAACTCATACCTCGAAAGAATTAATAGAAGTAAAAGGTTAA
- a CDS encoding pseudouridine synthase has protein sequence MRLRLDKFLANKAFGSRKEVYHLIKQGLVMVDGVVASKKDMSIQIPEQTITVNGELVDSRQTYYVKLNKPAGYVCAVEDARHPTVMELLPPDFLTMGVVPVGRLDKDTEGLLLLSNDGVWAHKIINGKKHIPKTYYIEYAGELSEEGIGRITEGILLGDGTQCKPASLEIVEPGKAHIVIEEGKYHQVKRMIGAAGGEVTYLKRLTVGPITLKGLENLGDFADISAEDMEKL, from the coding sequence ATGCGTTTACGTTTAGATAAATTTTTAGCCAATAAAGCGTTTGGCAGCCGCAAAGAGGTTTATCATTTAATTAAGCAGGGCTTGGTTATGGTTGATGGTGTAGTTGCCTCTAAAAAAGACATGTCCATTCAAATTCCTGAACAAACCATTACGGTCAATGGAGAATTAGTAGATAGTCGTCAAACGTACTATGTAAAACTTAATAAACCAGCGGGTTATGTATGCGCCGTAGAAGATGCTCGTCATCCTACGGTTATGGAATTATTGCCGCCTGATTTTTTAACGATGGGGGTTGTTCCGGTAGGGCGCCTTGATAAAGATACTGAAGGACTTTTACTCCTTTCTAATGATGGTGTGTGGGCACATAAGATCATTAATGGTAAAAAGCATATCCCTAAAACCTATTATATTGAATATGCTGGTGAATTATCTGAAGAGGGGATAGGTCGTATTACTGAGGGCATTTTACTCGGTGATGGTACACAGTGTAAGCCTGCTTCGCTTGAAATAGTAGAGCCTGGTAAAGCTCATATTGTGATTGAAGAAGGTAAATATCATCAAGTGAAACGTATGATTGGAGCTGCCGGTGGTGAAGTTACTTATTTAAAACGTCTAACGGTAGGTCCTATCACATTAAAAGGCCTTGAAAATTTGGGTGATTTTGCGGATATTAGTGCGGAAGACATGGAAAAACTATAG
- the cobC gene encoding alpha-ribazole phosphatase, producing the protein MHTIYLVRHGQTEWNSTGFYQGYTNVPLNETGIWQAKAVANELQSVHFDSIIASDLDRARITAETILGTREIPFKTDERLREINFGDWEGLTYDQIEAKWPQSIYTMYRSPDKVKISNGESFQDVQERAWSALQDEMTHVGEDKTILVVAHGGTNRTLICKMLNLPLRFAWNFSQGNTSISRVEFYGVTEDDHNTLSLLNYTKHLETMTQK; encoded by the coding sequence ATGCACACAATTTATTTAGTTCGTCATGGTCAGACTGAATGGAATAGCACTGGTTTTTATCAAGGGTATACGAATGTACCTTTAAATGAAACTGGTATATGGCAGGCCAAAGCTGTAGCCAATGAACTGCAATCAGTTCATTTTGACTCGATTATTGCGAGTGATTTAGATCGTGCTCGTATTACAGCAGAAACAATTTTAGGAACTCGAGAAATTCCTTTTAAAACTGATGAACGATTGCGAGAAATTAACTTTGGTGATTGGGAAGGTTTAACTTACGATCAAATTGAAGCTAAATGGCCACAATCCATTTATACAATGTATCGCAGTCCTGATAAAGTAAAAATCTCTAACGGAGAATCGTTTCAAGATGTACAAGAACGAGCTTGGTCGGCCTTACAAGATGAAATGACTCATGTTGGGGAAGATAAGACTATTTTAGTCGTAGCACATGGTGGTACTAATCGCACGTTAATTTGTAAAATGCTTAATTTACCCCTTCGCTTTGCTTGGAACTTTAGCCAAGGAAATACTTCGATTAGCCGCGTTGAATTTTATGGCGTAACCGAAGACGACCATAATACACTTAGTTTATTGAATTATACAAAACATTTAGAAACAATGACTCAGAAATAA
- a CDS encoding pyridoxal phosphate-dependent aminotransferase — translation MKNIHGGNIYKTAASQGVSPQDIVDFSANINPVGLSAKGQAAILSHLDEIIHYPDPNNMDLLNIASTVLHVPDEYILFGNGAAQLLYALMEVKGLQQVIVPAPGFSEYALAAKAQDLNVRSYPLTLALEPQVHFTVPYELLRQYLSEAAVKGQRSLVCLGNPNNPDGSLQTVHEVLALATLANESNSLLLIDESFIEFTNESHSLRPYLAEYDNLLVLHSLTKFYAIPGLRLGALLGHPQVLTNIQQHIPAWSVNHLAAQYGRAALQDEVYRQKSRAVVAREKEWLYGAIKAFPFIKAVAPSVNFMLLHWEPNSPSLQDLMNFLETKHVLIRNCEAYEGLGTGWFRIAVKDRTNNQLLISYVKEFAYAHNLFSSSWSD, via the coding sequence ATGAAAAATATACATGGTGGTAATATTTATAAAACAGCAGCTAGTCAAGGTGTCTCGCCACAAGATATTGTTGATTTTAGTGCCAATATCAATCCAGTAGGATTAAGCGCTAAAGGGCAAGCGGCCATACTGAGCCATTTGGATGAAATTATTCATTATCCTGATCCGAATAATATGGACTTATTAAATATAGCCTCAACCGTATTACATGTTCCAGATGAATATATTTTATTTGGTAATGGCGCGGCCCAACTGTTATATGCGTTAATGGAAGTAAAGGGGTTACAACAAGTTATAGTGCCAGCCCCTGGATTTTCTGAATATGCACTAGCAGCAAAAGCGCAGGATTTAAATGTACGTTCTTATCCGCTAACTTTAGCATTGGAGCCTCAGGTTCATTTTACAGTTCCTTATGAACTGTTACGCCAATATTTAAGCGAAGCAGCCGTTAAGGGGCAACGTAGTTTGGTTTGTTTAGGAAATCCTAATAATCCTGACGGAAGTTTACAAACAGTCCATGAAGTATTAGCATTAGCCACATTAGCTAATGAATCTAATAGTTTATTATTAATCGATGAATCTTTTATTGAATTTACTAATGAAAGTCATAGTTTACGACCATATCTGGCTGAGTATGATAATCTATTGGTGTTACATTCATTGACTAAATTTTATGCGATCCCAGGACTGCGCTTAGGTGCGCTTTTAGGACATCCACAAGTCTTAACGAATATACAACAGCATATTCCTGCTTGGTCTGTGAATCACTTAGCCGCTCAATATGGTCGAGCCGCTCTTCAAGATGAAGTATATCGTCAAAAGAGTCGAGCTGTAGTAGCCCGTGAAAAAGAGTGGCTTTATGGTGCTATTAAAGCCTTTCCTTTTATAAAGGCAGTCGCACCTAGTGTGAATTTTATGTTACTACATTGGGAGCCAAATAGTCCAAGTTTGCAAGATTTAATGAATTTTTTAGAAACAAAACATGTCCTGATTCGCAATTGTGAAGCCTATGAAGGTCTAGGAACTGGTTGGTTTCGCATAGCTGTTAAAGATAGAACAAATAATCAATTATTAATCTCTTATGTAAAGGAGTTCGCCTATGCACACAATTTATTTAGTTCGTCATGGTCAGACTGA
- a CDS encoding GHMP kinase: MSYYVRAPGTCGEFLQGSIDGQPFLVTCPINRYSYALSDVKQPLRPYFCSLQPKAALAAQQVKQLLMRYEGNQITPWLYRKQRPMVYVRSDIAQGKGMASSSADISVAAMATALAYGRPLTLDELKEICLSIEPSDASFYPGVVQFDYISGVITEPLGNCPPMKIMIFDEGGEIDTVAFNAQQGLRDLIAEKEPYILESLALFKEGIAQHDVSLIGQAATLSAFANQRILHKPMLYELHEIGSHFNSVGTIIAHSGTIMGLLFPSDGAALADCKAAVLQQLPNLHYLDTVETTNEGITFMKR; this comes from the coding sequence GTGTCATATTATGTACGTGCACCAGGAACGTGCGGTGAATTTTTGCAAGGTTCCATTGATGGTCAACCGTTTTTGGTTACCTGTCCAATTAATCGTTATTCTTATGCGCTTAGCGATGTGAAACAACCGTTAAGGCCATATTTCTGTTCTTTACAACCTAAAGCAGCGTTAGCAGCTCAGCAAGTCAAACAATTATTGATGAGATATGAAGGCAATCAAATTACGCCTTGGCTTTACCGCAAACAAAGACCAATGGTTTATGTGCGGTCTGATATAGCACAAGGCAAGGGGATGGCTTCTAGCAGTGCTGATATTAGCGTCGCAGCTATGGCAACTGCATTAGCCTATGGACGACCTTTAACGCTTGATGAATTGAAAGAAATTTGCTTGAGTATTGAACCAAGTGATGCTTCTTTTTATCCAGGCGTTGTACAATTTGATTACATATCAGGGGTTATTACAGAGCCCTTAGGAAACTGCCCACCTATGAAGATTATGATTTTTGATGAAGGGGGCGAAATAGATACGGTAGCCTTTAATGCACAGCAAGGGTTACGCGATTTAATTGCTGAAAAAGAACCGTATATTTTAGAATCCCTTGCTTTATTTAAAGAGGGCATTGCCCAACATGATGTGTCCTTAATCGGTCAAGCGGCTACTTTGAGTGCTTTTGCCAATCAACGAATTCTTCACAAACCTATGTTATATGAACTGCATGAAATTGGCAGTCATTTTAATAGTGTTGGTACAATCATTGCTCATAGTGGTACTATTATGGGCTTATTATTTCCTTCTGATGGGGCGGCGCTTGCTGATTGTAAAGCCGCCGTATTACAGCAATTACCTAATTTACATTATTTAGATACGGTAGAGACAACTAATGAAGGAATTACCTTTATGAAACGCTAG
- the cobS gene encoding adenosylcobinamide-GDP ribazoletransferase, with amino-acid sequence MKAFFIGLQFLTRLKIVNQTEWDIHDFGKSVIYFPFVGLVIGAFMAALYWLLADYLPIQLLALLLVIFEFLFTGGLHADGFMDTCDGLFSGRDRERKLEIMKDSRVGSNGVVGFVFLTLLKWQLVANVDPKFLWELLLFLPIISRYSLVLSIRLFQYARPEGMGKAFAVYSPKSTLAWATLFATLPVLYFRWDYAVFLGIGILINFILNSYISKHLGGVTGDTYGFVIESSEVLLILAAIAMGFTVL; translated from the coding sequence ATGAAGGCATTTTTTATTGGCTTACAATTTTTAACACGTCTTAAAATCGTGAATCAAACGGAATGGGATATTCATGATTTTGGTAAAAGTGTAATTTATTTTCCTTTTGTAGGCTTAGTTATTGGGGCCTTTATGGCTGCTTTATATTGGTTGTTAGCTGATTATTTGCCTATACAATTATTAGCTTTATTACTCGTTATTTTTGAATTTCTATTTACTGGTGGCCTTCATGCTGATGGATTTATGGACACTTGTGATGGTTTATTTTCTGGCCGAGATAGAGAACGTAAACTAGAGATTATGAAAGATAGCCGTGTAGGCTCTAATGGTGTTGTAGGTTTTGTATTTCTTACCTTATTAAAATGGCAATTAGTAGCCAATGTGGACCCTAAATTTCTTTGGGAGTTACTTTTATTTTTACCGATTATTAGTCGTTACTCTTTAGTTCTCAGTATACGTCTCTTTCAGTATGCTCGACCAGAGGGGATGGGTAAAGCGTTTGCTGTCTATTCGCCGAAATCCACCCTTGCTTGGGCTACCTTATTTGCCACATTGCCAGTCTTATATTTTCGCTGGGATTATGCAGTATTTTTAGGTATAGGTATTTTAATCAATTTTATATTAAATAGTTATATTTCCAAACACCTAGGCGGTGTCACTGGTGATACATATGGCTTTGTTATTGAGTCGTCAGAAGTATTATTAATTTTAGCGGCTATTGCCATGGGATTTACTGTTTTATAA
- the cbiB gene encoding adenosylcobinamide-phosphate synthase CbiB — MEWFIQNAHYFIPLWAFLLDCLLGDPKSKFHPVVLIGKVISFYEHLLYGTTDSPRKKIAYGALTVCLTLLTVTGIGFVLLLIAGTIHPWVAYAVEVIIVYITISPRSLAEAGLELARLLQQKNLAEARRKVGWIVGRDTTELNESEITRATIETVAENTVDGIISPLLFFAVFGPLGALFYRTANTMDSMLGYKNERYLYFGRVAARFDDVVNWIPARITLLLYIATAFLLRHDWRNAWYIAKRDAAKHPSPNGGYAEAPVAGALHIRLGGYNKYGDTMTFRQFMGNPDVPMRGIHIQKTIGMMYVCSLLGVVLAALISRILVIL; from the coding sequence ATGGAATGGTTCATACAAAATGCTCATTATTTCATTCCGCTGTGGGCGTTTTTATTAGACTGCCTATTGGGTGACCCAAAAAGCAAATTTCATCCAGTTGTTCTTATCGGTAAAGTCATTTCTTTTTATGAACATCTTTTGTATGGAACGACTGATTCCCCTCGTAAAAAAATTGCGTATGGGGCTCTAACCGTTTGTTTAACACTTCTTACTGTAACGGGGATTGGCTTTGTATTATTATTAATTGCCGGTACGATTCATCCTTGGGTTGCCTATGCAGTCGAAGTTATCATTGTGTATATTACGATTAGTCCTCGCTCCTTAGCGGAAGCAGGATTAGAACTGGCTCGTTTATTGCAACAAAAAAATTTAGCGGAAGCACGTCGCAAAGTGGGCTGGATTGTTGGCCGAGATACTACGGAATTGAATGAAAGTGAAATTACGCGGGCTACGATTGAAACAGTAGCTGAAAATACAGTAGATGGTATTATATCGCCTTTATTATTCTTTGCCGTTTTTGGCCCTTTAGGGGCTCTGTTTTATCGGACTGCTAATACCATGGATTCTATGCTTGGTTATAAAAATGAACGATACCTATACTTTGGTAGAGTCGCTGCTCGTTTTGACGATGTTGTTAATTGGATCCCAGCACGAATTACTTTATTGCTATATATTGCTACAGCGTTTCTTTTACGTCATGATTGGCGTAATGCTTGGTATATTGCTAAACGCGATGCAGCGAAACATCCAAGTCCTAATGGGGGATATGCAGAAGCACCTGTGGCAGGTGCCTTACATATTCGCCTAGGAGGCTATAATAAATATGGTGATACTATGACATTCCGTCAATTTATGGGTAATCCAGATGTACCGATGCGTGGTATTCATATTCAAAAAACAATTGGTATGATGTATGTTTGTTCTTTATTAGGGGTTGTATTAGCAGCCTTAATTTCTAGAATTTTGGTGATATTATGA
- a CDS encoding cobyric acid synthase, which translates to MAKKIMFQGTSSNVGKSILTTALCRIFYRRGLKTVPFKAQNMALNSYVTRWGDEIGRAQVAQAEAAGIDPIVQMNPVLLKPTGNQSSQVVLMGKPVGVYSAKEYHTQYSLTALDKVKESLQFLNHNFDMIVIEGAGSPAEVNLKANDIVNMRVAKMTNCPVMLIADIDRGGAIASIVGTLELLEPEERDLVKGIVINKFRGDINLLKPALDFIEERTGRKVVGVIPAIENLDIDEEDSVALESKHTTINREITIAVMQTPKISNFTDFDALAYEPDVSVRFVKPGDAIGEPDLIILPGSKNTLADLKYLQDRGYDKDIQALVAKGTPVLGVCGGYQMLGEKLHDPDGIEGDIPELKGLGLLPTETTMTGTKMTHQVSFNTENLSFLGMNYSGQELRGYEIHMGDTRGVGAVAECFNITSRSEQPVNVMDGFTNESGQVMGTYIHGILDNDSLRRQLINALRTKKGLPPMEEVFHYFEHKDAAYNRLADIVEKHLDMEYIDALLEEQA; encoded by the coding sequence TACGGCATTGTGCCGTATTTTTTATCGTAGAGGGTTAAAGACGGTCCCTTTTAAAGCACAAAATATGGCTTTAAATTCGTATGTAACTCGTTGGGGCGATGAAATTGGTCGTGCCCAAGTAGCACAAGCAGAAGCTGCGGGTATTGATCCGATTGTACAAATGAATCCTGTCTTATTAAAACCTACAGGTAATCAATCGTCGCAAGTAGTCCTTATGGGAAAACCAGTAGGGGTGTATAGCGCTAAAGAATATCACACTCAATATTCCTTAACAGCCCTTGATAAAGTCAAAGAAAGTCTTCAATTTTTAAATCATAATTTTGACATGATTGTCATTGAAGGGGCCGGTAGTCCAGCTGAGGTTAATCTGAAAGCTAATGATATTGTTAATATGCGTGTTGCTAAGATGACTAATTGTCCTGTTATGCTCATTGCTGATATAGATCGTGGTGGTGCTATTGCTTCCATTGTAGGTACTTTAGAATTATTAGAACCAGAAGAACGTGATTTAGTCAAAGGGATTGTGATTAATAAATTCCGTGGCGATATAAATTTATTAAAACCTGCGTTAGATTTCATTGAGGAACGAACTGGACGTAAGGTGGTAGGTGTTATTCCTGCTATTGAAAACCTAGATATTGATGAAGAAGACTCTGTAGCTCTTGAAAGTAAACATACTACCATTAATCGTGAAATTACCATTGCCGTTATGCAGACGCCTAAAATTTCAAATTTCACTGATTTTGATGCGCTTGCCTATGAACCAGATGTATCGGTTCGCTTTGTAAAACCTGGCGATGCTATTGGCGAACCTGATTTAATTATCTTACCAGGTTCTAAAAATACATTGGCCGATTTAAAATATTTACAAGACCGTGGTTATGATAAAGATATTCAAGCCTTAGTAGCTAAAGGTACACCAGTTTTGGGTGTTTGTGGTGGTTATCAAATGCTGGGGGAAAAACTGCATGATCCAGATGGTATCGAAGGAGATATTCCTGAACTAAAAGGCTTAGGCTTATTGCCTACTGAAACGACAATGACAGGCACCAAAATGACACATCAAGTTAGTTTTAATACTGAAAACTTGTCCTTCTTAGGTATGAACTATAGTGGTCAAGAGCTAAGAGGCTATGAAATTCATATGGGTGATACTCGTGGTGTGGGTGCTGTGGCAGAATGTTTTAATATTACATCGCGTAGTGAACAACCCGTTAATGTAATGGATGGCTTCACTAATGAATCAGGCCAAGTTATGGGTACCTATATTCATGGTATTTTAGATAATGATAGTTTACGACGCCAATTAATTAATGCTTTGCGTACTAAAAAAGGCCTCCCTCCTATGGAAGAGGTTTTCCATTATTTTGAACACAAAGATGCGGCTTATAATCGATTGGCTGATATTGTAGAGAAGCATTTAGATATGGAATATATTGATGCATTATTAGAGGAACAAGCCTAA